Genomic DNA from Hymenobacter jejuensis:
CTATATAGTTATGATTTTGTAGGTTTGCGATAAGTAGTCGGCTTGCATACTATTTTTCGGGCGCTGGCAGACTTGTCGCATTGTTTTTATTCCCACCAACCCTTTTAATCATTCAGCCTCATGGAAGATCTATTCAAAAAGTTCATCAACGCCGGCGTCGGTTTCGTGTCGCTGACCACTGATCGTGTGCAAACCACCATCGACGCCCTCGTGAAGGAAAGCAAGCTGTCGGAGCAGGAGGGAAAGAAGATCATGGATGATCTGAAGAAAAACACCGACACCAAGCGCAAAGAGCTCGAAAAGCAAATCAACGGCATTGCCTCGCGCGTGATGAAAAGCATGGGCGTAGCCACCAACGCCGACGTGGAAGAGCTGAAACGCACCGTGAAAGGCAGCGGCTCGAAGTCTGCAAGTTCTTCAGCCTCAAGTGCTTCCAAAAGCGGCGCTAGCAAGTCAGGCGGCAGCAAATCGGCCACTGCCACGGCCGCTGGCGCGGCCAGCAAAGCAGCCGGCGCTACCAAGAAAGCCGCAACCAAAACCAGCGCTGCTGCCAGCACGGCCCAAAAATCGGCGGCCGGCAAAGCTGGCGCTGCCAAAACCAACTCCAAACAGTCCACTTCGGCTGCCGACAATGGCAGCGCCGACTCGGCTTCGTAAGCCGGCCGCGTTTTGCGTCTGATACCTGAGAAAAGCCAGTGCCGCCCTCGAAGCGGATGCTGGCTTTTCTCTTATCCCTGTATTTTGCAGTTCCTTCCCACTTAGCCAGTTGCCGCACGCATGTTCAAAAACACGATTTCCAATCTGGGCCGTATTCGGCAAGTAGTGGAAGTGCTGGTGCGCTATGGCTTTGAGGATGTGGTAACTAACACAACGTTGCGCCGCCTCGTGCCCCAGAAGCGCCGCCTCTCGTGGCAGCACGCCGAGCGCCCGGTATTTGAAACGACGCGCTGGGAGCGCATCCGGATGGTGATTGAGGAGCTCGGCCCCACGTTCATCAAGCTGGCGCAGGCCCTAAGTAACCGCCCTGATCTGTTGCCCGAGCCGCTCATCGACGAGTTTCAGAAGCTGCAAAGCGACGTGCCGCCTTTTGATGTGCAGGTGGCCAAGCAAATCATCGAGCAGGAATTGGGCCGCCCGATTTCGGAGGTGTTTACCGAGTTCGACGATGTGCCGTTAGGCTCGGCCAGCATTGGGCAGGTGCACCGGGCGCGGCTGCTGACGGGCGAGGCCGTGGTGATAAAAGTGCAGCGCCCCGACGTGCAGGAAAAGGTGCGCACCGACCTGAACCTGCTGCACGAACTGGTACGCCTGACCGCCGGTTTTTTGCGCAACCAAGGCCTTTCCAACCCCCAGGACATCGTGGATGCGTTTGAGCGCAGCATGATGAAGGAGCTAGACTACACTTCCGAAGCGCGGAGTATGGAACAGTTTCGGAAGCTCTACGAGAGCTACACAACGTTCTATATTCCAAAGCCTTACCGCGAGTTCTCAACGGCCAAGATTCTCATTATTGAGTTTGTGAGTGGCTGCAAGATCTCGGATAAGCAGCAGTTGCTGGCCTGGGGACTGAGCCCGGAGAAAGTCGCCGAAACCGGCATGGACATTTACCTGACGCAAATCTTCGAGTTCGGGATTTTCCACGCCGACCCGCACCCTGGCAACGTGCTGGTGCGTCCCGATGGCACGCTGGTGCTCATTGATTTCGGGATGGTAGGGAAACTTACCAAGCAGCAGAAGTACGCCTTTGCCGGCGTGTTTATTGGCATGGCCCGGCAGGATGCGCGCAGCATGGCGCTGAATTTTCGCCGCCTCGCGCTCACGGCCGACATTCCCGACATGCGCGCCTTCGAAGCCGACCTCACTGACCTCATCGAAGACTTTACGATGCTCGACGTGAAGGAAATGAGCATGTCGGACCTCGCCGATCGCTTGCAAATCATCATCTACGACTACAAGCTGCAAGTGCCTGGGGCAGTGTTTCTTATCCTGCGGGCGCTGGTGATTCTGGAGGGCATTGGCAAGGTTTTGCATCCTTCGTTCAACACCTTCGAGTTTGTGCGGCCCTACGGCGCGCGCATCATTGCCGAGCAATATTCTACCGAAAACATCCTGAGCGAAGCGCAGTACACCGGCACCCAGTTGCTGGCCCTGATCCAGACGCTGCCCACGGATATCCGCCAGATCATGCGCAAAATCAGTCGAGGCGATTTGCGGGTTCGGGTAGAACTATCTGGATATCAATTGCTTATGCGCAAGGCTGACCAGTTGGTCAGCCGCACGATCATTGCCTTGCT
This window encodes:
- a CDS encoding phasin family protein — encoded protein: MEDLFKKFINAGVGFVSLTTDRVQTTIDALVKESKLSEQEGKKIMDDLKKNTDTKRKELEKQINGIASRVMKSMGVATNADVEELKRTVKGSGSKSASSSASSASKSGASKSGGSKSATATAAGAASKAAGATKKAATKTSAAASTAQKSAAGKAGAAKTNSKQSTSAADNGSADSAS
- a CDS encoding ABC1 kinase family protein, whose translation is MFKNTISNLGRIRQVVEVLVRYGFEDVVTNTTLRRLVPQKRRLSWQHAERPVFETTRWERIRMVIEELGPTFIKLAQALSNRPDLLPEPLIDEFQKLQSDVPPFDVQVAKQIIEQELGRPISEVFTEFDDVPLGSASIGQVHRARLLTGEAVVIKVQRPDVQEKVRTDLNLLHELVRLTAGFLRNQGLSNPQDIVDAFERSMMKELDYTSEARSMEQFRKLYESYTTFYIPKPYREFSTAKILIIEFVSGCKISDKQQLLAWGLSPEKVAETGMDIYLTQIFEFGIFHADPHPGNVLVRPDGTLVLIDFGMVGKLTKQQKYAFAGVFIGMARQDARSMALNFRRLALTADIPDMRAFEADLTDLIEDFTMLDVKEMSMSDLADRLQIIIYDYKLQVPGAVFLILRALVILEGIGKVLHPSFNTFEFVRPYGARIIAEQYSTENILSEAQYTGTQLLALIQTLPTDIRQIMRKISRGDLRVRVELSGYQLLMRKADQLVSRTIIALLAVAFLLFSGLSLLGHYTADMPYYRGMPVITWWGFSITSFLLLVLLILGTRKRKE